In a single window of the Pseudodesulfovibrio profundus genome:
- a CDS encoding MlaD family protein, translating to MIRKQDYFRLGAFIIIGTCMLIAIIIVLGAGRYFSKSYTVESYFNESVNGLEIGSPVKLRGVNVGRVSDINFVANKYDEARSSARYVLVTTEINPQLFNEMDDDEFLKSIDEEVQRGLRVRPTSLGLTGQLFLNFVYTDPTQNRPLPIGWEPDVAYIPSVPSTLGRVESAVTTISKTLSGIRQEDITSIIEDVKSIVDTIDHFMRTEGGREAGNRLLSILVSTDRLISRVNTLMASPETERLIPEVVGAISGVNRIVNESSDDLIAASKEARQAMENLNKTSAIISKEIQNEKTQQAIAQIGPALINISEASNDLAAAVAKVHALANRLNSIAASEEGTIHSILEDTREIMQNVKELTGDAKRYPSGVFFGKPPSKATPDTE from the coding sequence CGGTGGAAAGCTATTTTAATGAGTCAGTCAACGGGCTGGAAATAGGCTCACCTGTCAAGTTGCGAGGCGTGAACGTCGGACGGGTTTCGGACATCAATTTCGTTGCCAACAAGTACGATGAAGCCCGATCCTCAGCCAGATACGTATTGGTAACCACAGAAATCAACCCGCAGCTGTTCAATGAAATGGACGATGACGAATTTTTGAAGTCCATAGATGAGGAAGTACAACGAGGTCTTCGAGTCCGACCGACTTCCCTGGGACTGACAGGTCAGCTGTTCCTGAATTTCGTGTATACCGATCCTACCCAGAATCGCCCGCTGCCCATTGGATGGGAACCGGACGTTGCCTATATTCCATCTGTGCCCAGCACATTGGGACGCGTGGAAAGTGCCGTGACAACCATTTCCAAAACACTCAGCGGCATACGACAGGAAGACATCACCTCAATCATCGAAGATGTTAAATCCATTGTTGATACCATTGATCACTTCATGCGTACCGAAGGTGGCCGAGAAGCCGGTAACCGTTTGCTCAGCATACTCGTTAGCACAGACAGACTGATCTCTCGCGTAAACACACTCATGGCATCACCGGAAACGGAACGGCTGATACCAGAAGTCGTTGGCGCCATTTCGGGCGTGAATCGTATCGTCAACGAATCTTCGGACGACCTTATTGCTGCGTCTAAAGAAGCGCGGCAGGCTATGGAAAACCTGAATAAGACATCGGCAATTATTAGCAAAGAGATCCAAAACGAGAAAACCCAGCAGGCGATCGCTCAAATTGGCCCTGCCCTGATCAACATATCAGAAGCATCGAATGACTTGGCCGCAGCTGTAGCCAAGGTCCATGCATTGGCTAATCGCTTGAATTCCATTGCAGCCAGTGAAGAAGGGACCATTCACAGCATTCTGGAAGATACACGAGAAATAATGCAAAATGTAAAAGAGTTGACCGGTGATGCCAAACGGTATCCTTCCGGTGTCTTCTTTGGAAAACCACCGAGTAAAGCAACCCCGGACACAGAATAA